From one Balnearium lithotrophicum genomic stretch:
- a CDS encoding type I restriction endonuclease subunit R, translating into MEFGSERGAVQNRIIKYCSDIGWEYLSPEEALTYRNGEGNILLREIFIRQILNLNPKLEYENAEEVVRKLERIPSNVEGNLTAWEYLKGLKQVFVQDENREINVRLLDTENFRNNVFHVTDELKFVSGNKTNRYDLVFYVNGFPILLIETKAAYKINGLSEAFEQIKRYHWETPEALSLLQLFSITHLIDFYYSATWNLSAKDLNRWKHKEEFDFEHLIKTFFDRKNILKIVTDYILFVKKDDRLSKVVLKPHQIRAVGKVVDRARDRRKRRGLVWHTQGSGKTYTMITAAKLILESPEFENPTVIMLVDRNELEQQLFNNLSSVGLENVRVAMSKRDLKKLLIDDYRGLIVSTIHKFHLMPKDVNRRRNIFVFIDEAHRTTEGDLGTYLMAALPNATIIGFTGTPRDKTKHGKGTFVTFGIDDPPYGYLDKYSILESIEDGTTLKINYTLAENSLLPSKEVLEREFLNLKEIEGVSDIETLNRALSKATTLKNLLKNRERIDRIAQFISKHFRENVEPMGYKAFIVAVDREACAIYKEALDRYLSPEYSEVVISKNHNDPPELKRYHHTEEEERLIRRRFKEEETPKILIVTEKLLTGFDAPILYAMYLDKPMRDHVLLQAIARVNRPYEDENGRKKPAGLIVDFVGILDNLERALSFDSSDIEGVLTDLEVLKGHLKDLMEEGRVEYLSILKGKRGDKAVEEVLNVFRDQEKRHKFYQFFNELKAIYEILTPDPFLRPYIEDFALYTRIYSILKQAYESVDVGKKILERELSEKIKELIKGAPVNATIKEELEIVEIDENTLKKLLSSKATDTEKVFNLLKSAELTINRNLEKEPYLIPLAERLEELTREYHNRQKNTKEMLNELKELSEEIVRVRKEMRALGLSVETFTVYWILKKMGVERALDFKDKIEEIFNEHKLWKVNKSEGRKLKIELTKLFLNLLGSERIREVTETVNKILEILRK; encoded by the coding sequence ATGGAGTTTGGAAGTGAGAGAGGAGCGGTTCAGAACAGAATAATCAAGTACTGCTCAGATATTGGCTGGGAGTATTTAAGTCCAGAGGAGGCTCTTACCTACAGGAACGGAGAGGGAAACATTCTCCTAAGGGAGATATTTATAAGACAGATTCTCAATCTAAATCCAAAGTTGGAATATGAAAACGCTGAGGAAGTTGTTAGAAAGTTAGAGAGAATTCCCTCGAACGTAGAGGGAAACCTTACGGCATGGGAGTACCTGAAGGGATTAAAACAGGTGTTCGTTCAGGACGAAAACAGGGAGATAAACGTAAGGCTCTTAGATACGGAAAACTTCAGGAACAATGTCTTTCACGTAACGGATGAGCTTAAATTTGTAAGTGGTAACAAAACAAACAGGTACGATTTAGTTTTCTACGTAAACGGCTTCCCTATTCTACTGATAGAGACAAAAGCGGCTTACAAAATAAATGGACTCTCCGAAGCCTTTGAACAGATTAAGAGATACCACTGGGAAACGCCGGAAGCCCTCTCGCTTTTACAGCTCTTTTCGATAACTCACTTAATAGACTTTTACTACTCGGCAACCTGGAATCTGTCTGCAAAGGATTTAAACAGGTGGAAGCACAAAGAAGAATTTGATTTTGAGCACCTTATAAAGACGTTCTTTGACAGAAAAAACATTCTGAAAATTGTTACAGACTACATTCTCTTTGTTAAAAAGGACGATAGGCTCAGCAAGGTTGTTTTAAAGCCTCACCAGATTAGGGCAGTTGGTAAGGTTGTTGATAGGGCAAGGGATAGGAGGAAAAGGAGGGGACTTGTATGGCACACTCAGGGAAGCGGTAAAACCTACACAATGATAACTGCCGCAAAGCTCATACTTGAAAGCCCTGAATTTGAAAACCCTACGGTTATAATGCTTGTTGATAGAAACGAACTTGAACAGCAGCTTTTCAACAACCTCTCCTCCGTTGGGCTTGAAAACGTAAGGGTTGCAATGTCTAAAAGGGACTTGAAAAAACTCCTCATTGATGATTACAGGGGGCTCATAGTTTCAACAATTCACAAGTTCCACCTGATGCCAAAGGATGTGAACAGGAGGAGAAACATTTTCGTTTTTATAGACGAGGCTCACAGAACAACGGAGGGGGATTTAGGAACCTACTTAATGGCAGCCCTTCCTAATGCAACGATTATAGGGTTTACAGGAACGCCGAGGGATAAGACTAAACACGGAAAGGGAACCTTTGTTACGTTCGGTATAGATGACCCTCCTTACGGATACTTGGACAAGTACAGCATTTTGGAGTCAATAGAGGATGGAACAACCTTAAAAATAAACTACACGCTTGCCGAAAATTCACTCCTTCCGTCAAAAGAGGTTCTTGAAAGGGAATTTTTAAACCTAAAGGAAATTGAAGGGGTCAGCGATATAGAGACGCTGAACAGAGCTCTCTCTAAGGCAACAACTTTAAAGAACCTCCTCAAAAACAGGGAGAGGATAGACAGAATTGCTCAGTTTATCTCAAAGCACTTTAGGGAAAACGTTGAACCTATGGGATACAAGGCTTTTATTGTTGCAGTTGATAGGGAAGCCTGCGCAATCTACAAGGAAGCCCTCGATAGATACCTTTCTCCCGAATACTCGGAGGTTGTTATAAGTAAAAACCACAACGACCCTCCAGAGCTAAAGAGGTACCACCACACCGAGGAGGAGGAAAGGTTAATAAGGCGGAGATTCAAGGAGGAGGAAACTCCGAAAATACTGATAGTTACCGAAAAGTTACTGACGGGATTTGATGCTCCTATTCTCTACGCCATGTACTTGGATAAACCTATGAGGGACCACGTTCTGCTTCAGGCAATAGCAAGGGTAAACAGGCCTTACGAGGATGAAAATGGTAGAAAGAAACCTGCCGGATTGATTGTTGACTTTGTTGGGATACTTGACAACCTTGAGAGAGCTCTCTCATTTGACAGCAGCGATATCGAAGGGGTTCTGACCGATTTAGAGGTTTTAAAGGGACACCTGAAGGACTTAATGGAGGAGGGAAGGGTCGAGTACCTTTCCATTTTAAAGGGAAAGAGGGGAGATAAGGCCGTTGAGGAGGTTTTAAATGTCTTCAGAGACCAGGAAAAGAGACATAAGTTTTATCAATTCTTCAACGAATTAAAGGCAATCTACGAAATCTTAACGCCAGACCCGTTTTTAAGGCCTTACATAGAGGACTTTGCGCTCTACACGAGAATCTACAGCATTCTGAAGCAGGCCTACGAGAGTGTTGACGTTGGAAAAAAGATACTTGAAAGAGAGTTGAGTGAAAAAATAAAGGAGCTGATAAAGGGAGCTCCTGTTAATGCCACAATAAAGGAAGAGTTGGAGATTGTAGAAATAGACGAGAATACGCTGAAAAAGCTCCTTTCGAGCAAAGCAACCGATACGGAAAAGGTCTTTAACCTCTTAAAGAGTGCCGAACTGACCATCAACAGGAATTTAGAAAAAGAACCCTACCTAATACCCCTTGCAGAGAGGCTTGAGGAGCTTACAAGGGAGTACCACAACAGACAGAAAAATACAAAGGAGATGTTAAACGAGCTGAAGGAATTATCAGAGGAGATAGTAAGGGTAAGAAAGGAGATGAGAGCTCTGGGATTGAGCGTTGAAACATTCACTGTTTATTGGATTTTGAAGAAAATGGGAGTTGAGAGAGCTCTCGACTTTAAGGATAAAATTGAGGAAATTTTTAACGAGCATAAGCTCTGGAAGGTAAATAAAAGCGAAGGTAGAAAGTTGAAAATTGAGCTTACAAAGCTCTTTTTAAATCTCTTGGGAAGTGAGAGGATAAGGGAAGTTACAGAAACGGTTAACAAAATTCTTGAGATACTAAGGAAGTGA
- a CDS encoding M48 family metallopeptidase, whose product MISKDEFKREVIRWAVKLNVQPKEIQIRKMRKKWASCSSRGRLTFSSDLLLQPKEFRDEVIVHELLHLKYPTHNRLFKTLVKIYTKKD is encoded by the coding sequence ATGATTTCTAAGGACGAGTTCAAAAGGGAAGTCATCAGGTGGGCTGTTAAGTTAAACGTTCAACCTAAGGAGATTCAGATTAGGAAAATGAGGAAAAAGTGGGCAAGCTGCTCCTCGAGGGGAAGACTGACATTCTCATCCGACCTTCTCCTTCAACCTAAGGAGTTCAGGGATGAGGTAATAGTTCACGAACTTTTGCACCTGAAGTACCCAACCCACAACAGGTTGTTTAAAACACTGGTTAAAATTTACACAAAGAAGGATTAA
- a CDS encoding anthranilate synthase component II, translating to MILMIDNYDSFTYNVVQYFGKLGAEIEVYRNDKITVEEIEKKKPEALVISPGPCTPREAGVSVEAIRHFSGKLPILGICLGHQSIGFAFGAKIKRAKKLMHGKASLIHHDGKFLFEGMKNPFSAIRYHSLVIDRETLPSEFEITAESEDDREIMGIRHKKLPIFGVQFHPESILTEDGIKIIENFLKQI from the coding sequence ATGATTTTAATGATAGACAACTACGATTCATTCACGTACAACGTTGTTCAGTACTTTGGAAAGTTAGGAGCAGAAATCGAGGTTTACAGGAACGACAAAATTACAGTAGAAGAGATTGAGAAAAAGAAGCCTGAAGCACTTGTAATTTCGCCGGGTCCATGTACTCCAAGGGAAGCCGGAGTTTCTGTTGAGGCTATAAGACACTTTTCAGGGAAACTTCCCATTTTAGGAATATGCTTGGGCCACCAGTCGATAGGATTTGCATTCGGAGCGAAAATTAAGAGGGCTAAAAAGCTCATGCACGGGAAGGCCTCATTGATTCACCACGATGGGAAATTTCTGTTTGAGGGAATGAAGAACCCCTTTTCTGCAATAAGGTACCACTCCCTCGTTATAGATAGAGAAACTCTACCTTCGGAGTTTGAAATAACCGCAGAGAGCGAAGACGATAGGGAGATAATGGGAATAAGGCATAAGAAGCTTCCAATATTTGGAGTTCAGTTTCACCCCGAATCAATATTAACCGAGGATGGAATAAAGATAATTGAGAATTTCCTGAAACAGATTTAA
- a CDS encoding metal ABC transporter substrate-binding protein has protein sequence MLRFLLLFFISLLTFSCISEKGNKPLIVTSLPVWKSVAEYIGGTDFRYYSILKGGESPHGYEPKPSDIEKEKEASLIIVHGLGLDDWALKGVSDRKKVLNLGVLFSKKYPQVKEPAYHLWMNPVLMEDVYFEVAERLVSFYPKRETYYKKRADDYAEMIEQLLGRINECLKGRKENAVVIFHPVWKPLLKTFGIDVIEIARTPEEQVTPGRIKEVIEEAKRKGAKVVISESFANQKIPKLIAREIGGRVLVLNPIPSEDYVRALSEWGSKICRALKE, from the coding sequence ATGTTGAGGTTTCTACTGCTGTTTTTTATTTCTCTCCTAACCTTTAGCTGTATTTCAGAGAAGGGAAATAAACCCCTGATAGTCACATCCCTCCCAGTCTGGAAGAGCGTTGCCGAGTATATAGGCGGAACGGACTTTAGGTACTACTCAATACTTAAGGGAGGAGAATCACCCCACGGATACGAACCAAAGCCATCCGACATTGAAAAGGAAAAGGAGGCATCGCTAATAATCGTTCACGGATTGGGACTTGACGATTGGGCATTAAAGGGCGTGAGTGACAGGAAAAAGGTTCTCAATCTGGGGGTGCTCTTTTCCAAAAAGTACCCTCAAGTTAAGGAACCTGCCTACCACCTCTGGATGAACCCCGTTCTGATGGAGGACGTTTACTTTGAAGTGGCAGAGAGGCTCGTAAGTTTCTATCCAAAAAGGGAGACCTACTACAAGAAGAGGGCTGACGACTACGCAGAGATGATTGAGCAGCTTTTAGGAAGGATTAATGAGTGTTTAAAGGGTAGGAAGGAAAATGCTGTTGTTATTTTCCACCCCGTCTGGAAGCCTCTCCTTAAAACCTTTGGAATTGATGTAATTGAGATAGCAAGAACTCCCGAGGAACAGGTTACACCTGGAAGGATCAAAGAGGTCATAGAGGAGGCCAAAAGGAAAGGAGCAAAGGTTGTTATAAGTGAAAGTTTTGCAAACCAGAAAATTCCCAAACTGATAGCAAGGGAGATTGGCGGAAGAGTTTTAGTTTTAAACCCCATACCATCTGAGGACTACGTTAGAGCCCTCTCTGAGTGGGGAAGTAAAATCTGCAGAGCTCTAAAGGAGTAG
- the carA gene encoding glutamine-hydrolyzing carbamoyl-phosphate synthase small subunit, producing the protein MLKRKKAILVLEDGTYFEGLSFGAEGETSGEVVFTTSMTGYQEVVTDPSFKGQIVTMTYPLIGNVGVNREDVESDGPKAEGFIVKEISEIYSNWRAEDSFENYLKKHGVVGICEIDTRELVKKLRSAGTMRGVISTVDLDVDSLISKARSIPPMEGLNLVDEVSCKEPYEWEYGTWRLGEGYPKREDFKYSVVVLDFGIRYNILRNLVDVGIKPIVVPAKTPPEDILKMNPDGIFLSCGPGDPAAVTYAIETIKYLIATYRKPIFGICLGHQLTALAMGASTYKLKFGHRGANQPVKNKRTGKVEITAQNHGFAVDESTLPDDLEVTHYSLNDGTVEGLKHKSKPLFTVQYHPESSPGPHDSRYLFREFERLISDYKGR; encoded by the coding sequence ATGCTTAAGAGGAAAAAGGCAATTTTAGTCCTTGAGGACGGTACCTACTTTGAGGGATTGAGCTTCGGTGCAGAAGGAGAGACTTCCGGAGAAGTTGTATTTACAACCTCAATGACGGGATATCAGGAGGTCGTTACAGACCCATCTTTTAAGGGTCAGATTGTTACGATGACCTATCCCTTGATAGGAAACGTTGGAGTGAACAGGGAGGACGTTGAATCAGATGGCCCTAAGGCTGAAGGCTTCATCGTTAAGGAGATTTCTGAAATCTACTCAAACTGGAGGGCAGAGGACTCCTTTGAGAACTACCTAAAGAAGCACGGAGTTGTCGGGATTTGTGAGATTGATACAAGGGAACTTGTTAAGAAGCTGAGAAGTGCCGGAACGATGAGGGGGGTCATATCAACCGTTGACCTTGACGTTGACAGCCTCATCTCAAAGGCGCGCTCAATTCCTCCTATGGAGGGCTTAAACTTGGTTGACGAGGTTTCTTGTAAGGAGCCTTACGAGTGGGAGTACGGGACCTGGAGACTTGGGGAAGGTTATCCCAAGAGAGAGGACTTTAAGTACTCTGTAGTCGTTTTAGACTTTGGTATAAGGTACAACATTCTGAGAAACTTGGTGGACGTTGGAATAAAGCCTATCGTTGTTCCGGCAAAAACTCCACCGGAAGATATTTTAAAGATGAACCCGGATGGGATTTTCCTCTCCTGCGGTCCAGGAGACCCTGCTGCAGTTACTTACGCAATTGAGACAATAAAGTATCTGATAGCGACGTACAGAAAGCCAATCTTTGGAATTTGTTTGGGACATCAGCTCACTGCCCTTGCAATGGGAGCATCCACGTACAAGCTGAAATTCGGACACAGGGGAGCAAACCAGCCTGTTAAGAATAAAAGAACCGGAAAGGTTGAGATTACTGCCCAGAACCACGGATTTGCAGTTGACGAGTCAACACTCCCTGACGATTTGGAGGTAACTCACTACTCCTTGAACGATGGAACCGTAGAGGGGTTGAAACACAAGTCAAAACCTCTATTTACGGTTCAGTACCATCCGGAGAGCTCTCCAGGTCCACACGATTCAAGATACCTCTTTAGAGAGTTTGAGAGGTTAATCTCAGATTACAAGGGTAGGTAG
- a CDS encoding geranylgeranyl reductase family protein has protein sequence MYDVIVVGLGPGGISLLKSLENSNLKVLAVERGIFPKKKPCAGGLTPKAYSILKEKFPEIDRVVRERAYEFFLYNGNREVVLSSRRVLTYLTDRAELDHFLFNSLNHSKFSLHLGESALSVEIEEGRVKLKTEKDSYVGRVLVDSSGVNSRIARQLNVNREIGFTYERDLKVRKNELIVDFSNFNWGYYWVFPKGEWVTSGLGEFKKWSNLRGKLIEFERKHGIYGNVLWESGFPIPAGKRKNDVLRKNVLFVGDSGGLVDPLTGEGIFYAARSGILAGECLKRFFEKLDAEELKSYKRKIDREFGGEFFWARVVGKLFFSFRGLNLSLVERSEKIANLTAELLSGEVPYRKALMRYAGILLRAPFRR, from the coding sequence GTGTACGATGTCATAGTTGTAGGATTGGGGCCGGGGGGGATTTCCCTACTAAAGTCCTTGGAGAATTCAAACTTAAAAGTTCTTGCTGTTGAAAGGGGAATTTTTCCTAAAAAGAAGCCCTGTGCCGGAGGGTTAACTCCAAAGGCATACTCTATCTTAAAGGAGAAGTTTCCTGAAATTGATAGAGTTGTCAGAGAAAGAGCCTACGAGTTTTTCCTTTACAACGGTAACAGGGAAGTTGTACTCTCATCAAGGAGGGTTTTAACATACTTAACGGATAGAGCCGAACTTGACCATTTTCTTTTCAACTCTTTGAACCACAGTAAGTTTAGTCTTCATTTAGGTGAGAGTGCTCTCTCGGTAGAAATTGAAGAAGGAAGGGTAAAGCTGAAAACGGAAAAAGATTCCTATGTAGGAAGGGTTTTAGTTGACTCCTCAGGTGTGAACAGCAGAATAGCAAGACAGTTAAACGTTAATAGGGAAATTGGATTTACATACGAAAGGGACCTTAAAGTAAGGAAGAACGAGCTTATAGTTGACTTTTCCAACTTTAACTGGGGATACTACTGGGTTTTCCCAAAGGGGGAGTGGGTAACCTCAGGACTTGGGGAGTTTAAAAAGTGGAGTAATCTAAGAGGTAAGCTAATTGAATTTGAAAGAAAACACGGAATTTACGGAAACGTCCTCTGGGAATCAGGCTTCCCCATTCCTGCAGGAAAAAGAAAAAACGATGTTCTAAGAAAAAACGTTCTGTTTGTTGGAGATTCGGGAGGGCTGGTTGACCCTTTAACTGGTGAGGGGATATTCTACGCAGCAAGAAGTGGTATTTTGGCAGGTGAGTGTTTAAAGAGGTTCTTTGAAAAGTTGGATGCAGAGGAGCTCAAAAGCTATAAAAGGAAAATTGACAGGGAGTTTGGTGGGGAATTTTTCTGGGCAAGGGTTGTTGGGAAATTGTTTTTTTCCTTTAGAGGTTTAAATCTTTCGTTGGTTGAAAGGTCTGAGAAAATTGCTAACTTAACGGCAGAGCTCCTTTCTGGTGAAGTTCCGTACAGAAAAGCTCTAATGAGGTACGCGGGAATTTTACTTAGAGCTCCCTTCAGGAGGTAG
- a CDS encoding class I SAM-dependent rRNA methyltransferase, translating to MLQVSIKRGREKRIRGFHPWVYKHEILSFSRKPKPGELCIVRDYRGGFLAKGYINPESYISVRILTFKKEEEIDYDFFVRRISEALEYRRSLVPEDCTAFRLIHSEGDYLPGLIVDYYSGYLVVQVTTLGMEVLKEKVVRALIDVVKPKGIYEKSTVPTRELEGLPLVEKPLYGEIPERVVILENGIKFNVQIVGGQKTGYFLDQRENKLLFSREFVSEGDRVLDAFCHLGGFGLHAAVIGKASEVVALDSSQLALDLARENAALNGVEDRFTFVKGDAFKVLKEMSLKGEKFDSIVIDPPAFAKSKKVLEQAKRGYKELFLRGLKMLKPGGSIVVCSCSHHVTPPILEEILQSAAFDTRTPLKVLYTTYQSKDHPFVLQIPESRYLKCIFARSFPWEV from the coding sequence ATGCTTCAGGTTTCAATAAAGAGGGGAAGGGAAAAGAGGATAAGGGGATTTCACCCCTGGGTTTATAAACACGAGATTCTATCATTTTCGAGAAAGCCCAAGCCGGGAGAGCTCTGCATTGTCAGGGATTACAGGGGAGGCTTTCTTGCTAAAGGTTACATAAATCCGGAGAGCTACATTTCTGTGAGAATTCTCACGTTTAAGAAGGAAGAGGAGATTGACTACGACTTCTTTGTAAGGAGAATTTCGGAAGCCCTTGAGTACAGAAGGAGTTTGGTTCCTGAGGACTGTACAGCCTTCAGGCTCATCCACTCTGAGGGAGACTACCTTCCAGGTCTGATAGTTGATTACTATTCTGGCTACTTGGTCGTTCAGGTAACCACACTTGGAATGGAAGTTTTAAAGGAGAAAGTAGTTAGAGCTCTAATAGATGTTGTAAAACCAAAGGGAATCTACGAAAAGTCAACCGTTCCTACGAGGGAGCTTGAGGGGCTTCCCTTAGTTGAAAAGCCCCTGTACGGGGAGATTCCTGAAAGGGTTGTAATCTTAGAGAATGGAATAAAGTTCAACGTTCAGATAGTTGGGGGACAGAAGACGGGCTACTTCTTGGACCAGAGGGAGAATAAGCTTCTCTTTTCAAGGGAGTTTGTAAGTGAGGGAGATAGGGTTTTGGACGCCTTCTGCCACCTTGGGGGATTTGGACTCCATGCAGCCGTAATAGGAAAGGCTTCTGAGGTTGTTGCCCTCGATAGTTCTCAGCTTGCACTTGATTTGGCGAGGGAAAATGCAGCTCTAAACGGGGTTGAGGACAGATTTACCTTTGTAAAGGGTGATGCTTTTAAAGTTTTGAAGGAGATGTCCTTAAAAGGTGAAAAGTTTGATTCAATAGTTATTGACCCTCCGGCATTTGCAAAGAGTAAAAAGGTTTTAGAGCAAGCAAAAAGAGGATACAAGGAGCTTTTCTTAAGAGGGTTAAAGATGTTAAAACCCGGAGGGAGCATTGTCGTCTGTTCCTGCTCTCACCACGTTACTCCTCCGATTTTAGAGGAGATTCTCCAGTCTGCAGCCTTTGATACGAGAACACCGTTAAAGGTTTTATACACAACGTACCAATCAAAGGACCATCCGTTTGTCCTACAGATTCCCGAGTCGAGGTACTTAAAGTGCATATTTGCAAGGAGTTTCCCTTGGGAGGTTTGA
- the galU gene encoding UTP--glucose-1-phosphate uridylyltransferase GalU, translating to MIRKAVIPVAGLGTRFLPATKAQPKEMLPLVDKPVIQYIVEEAVASGIKQIIFVTGRHKRAIEDHFDRNLELERNLEEKGKLELLKVVKEIPEVADFIYIRQKEPLGLGHAILTAEPVVGNELFAVLLGDDVMVSEVPATSQLIEVFNRYKCSVLGLQEVPKEDVNKYGIASGKEIEEGIFKLDELVEKPNIDEAPSNLAIAGRYILTPGIFDALRRTPVGRGGEIQLTDAIRILSEREAVYGRILEVKRYDTGDKLGFLEATVDFALTREDLREPFLKFLKEKIEKELRNGRDNSGGNG from the coding sequence TTGATTAGGAAGGCCGTTATTCCTGTGGCGGGATTGGGAACGAGGTTTTTGCCGGCAACGAAGGCCCAGCCTAAGGAGATGCTTCCTTTGGTGGATAAGCCTGTAATCCAGTACATAGTCGAGGAGGCTGTAGCTTCAGGAATAAAGCAGATAATATTTGTTACGGGAAGACACAAGAGGGCAATTGAGGACCACTTTGATAGAAACTTGGAGCTTGAGAGAAACTTAGAGGAAAAGGGGAAGTTGGAGCTCCTGAAAGTAGTCAAGGAGATTCCGGAGGTTGCCGATTTTATCTACATAAGACAGAAGGAGCCTTTAGGTTTGGGACATGCAATCTTGACGGCTGAACCCGTTGTGGGAAACGAGCTCTTTGCAGTTTTGTTGGGTGACGACGTTATGGTTTCAGAGGTTCCTGCGACAAGTCAACTTATCGAGGTTTTTAACAGGTACAAGTGTTCAGTTTTGGGCCTTCAGGAGGTTCCGAAGGAGGATGTCAACAAGTACGGTATAGCCTCAGGAAAGGAGATAGAGGAGGGAATATTTAAGTTGGATGAGCTTGTTGAAAAACCAAACATTGATGAGGCTCCATCAAACTTAGCCATTGCAGGAAGGTACATTTTAACTCCCGGCATATTTGATGCCTTAAGGAGAACGCCAGTTGGGAGGGGAGGAGAGATTCAGCTTACAGATGCCATTAGGATACTATCTGAGAGGGAAGCTGTATATGGTAGGATTTTAGAGGTTAAGCGTTACGATACAGGAGACAAGTTGGGCTTTCTTGAGGCAACAGTTGATTTTGCTCTAACGAGGGAGGATTTGAGGGAACCGTTCCTCAAGTTCCTAAAAGAAAAAATTGAAAAGGAGTTAAGAAATGGCAGAGATAATTCAGGAGGGAATGGTTAA